In one Staphylococcus lutrae genomic region, the following are encoded:
- the isaB gene encoding immunodominant staphylococcal antigen IsaB family protein: protein MISLKQLTKIGIVASLTLGSLLGTSAVGNTQLTNAHAASAQQTPYYTYSGLFNYSGNATLDNAYFYKALQHDNFKYEGLKVGTSTYDEVKKALGNGLKKYYVSKGVTYYEKNDVIVGINSKNQLVNLTLLIDKVNHSAQSIRKHVKEGEIYDAKTTQVAFYPGNSIVIKAKESK, encoded by the coding sequence GTGATATCATTGAAACAATTGACAAAGATAGGTATCGTAGCCAGTTTAACTTTAGGGTCGCTGTTAGGTACTTCAGCTGTAGGAAATACACAACTTACGAATGCGCATGCAGCGTCAGCACAACAGACACCGTATTACACATATAGTGGTTTGTTTAATTATAGCGGAAATGCAACCTTGGACAATGCTTACTTCTACAAAGCACTGCAACATGATAACTTTAAATATGAAGGTTTGAAGGTCGGGACGTCAACATACGACGAAGTCAAAAAAGCGCTTGGCAATGGTTTGAAGAAATACTATGTGTCAAAAGGCGTCACATACTATGAAAAAAATGACGTTATCGTCGGTATTAATAGCAAGAATCAGTTAGTTAACTTGACGTTGCTTATTGATAAAGTGAATCATAGCGCACAATCGATTCGCAAACATGTGAAAGAAGGCGAAATTTATGATGCGAAAACGACACAAGTCGCATTTTATCCGGGCAACTCGATTGTGATTAAAGCAAAAGAAAGTAAGTAA
- a CDS encoding YibE/F family protein: MNAIVILGVILFILMLAFGGKTGLVAFLTLFLNFIVLFITVIIMLFGAPIYLLTFLFCIIVALINLFLLNRFNTKTLAAFIASVVTTILMIGAVYFSVHWGHLQGFTQEEQDETYIFSLNIGMDMEQFMIFTVLLAVIAAVIDLAITISSPVFELHETNPTLTQRELFQSGMRVGREILATSANTIYLALIGGSMTIVFWFFNLHYSVAHLLNAKLFAQELITIALGGIAIAICIPITAFITAWLVKHRHRLPFHLD, encoded by the coding sequence ATGAATGCGATTGTTATTCTCGGCGTCATTCTTTTTATACTCATGTTAGCTTTTGGAGGTAAGACCGGACTTGTTGCGTTTCTCACGCTATTTTTAAACTTTATTGTATTGTTCATTACTGTGATTATCATGCTGTTCGGAGCGCCGATTTATTTGCTCACTTTTCTTTTCTGCATTATTGTTGCGCTCATCAATTTATTTTTGCTCAATCGTTTCAATACGAAAACATTGGCCGCTTTTATCGCAAGTGTGGTAACCACTATACTAATGATTGGCGCAGTATACTTTTCTGTACATTGGGGCCACCTCCAAGGTTTCACCCAAGAAGAGCAAGATGAAACATACATCTTTTCATTAAATATAGGGATGGACATGGAACAATTTATGATTTTCACCGTCCTACTCGCAGTCATTGCAGCAGTGATTGATCTTGCAATTACAATCAGCTCACCTGTTTTTGAATTACATGAAACAAACCCTACCCTAACACAAAGAGAACTGTTTCAATCCGGGATGCGCGTCGGGCGTGAAATATTAGCGACTTCCGCAAATACAATCTATCTCGCATTAATTGGAGGATCTATGACGATTGTATTCTGGTTTTTCAATTTACATTATAGTGTCGCGCATTTACTCAATGCTAAACTCTTCGCACAAGAGTTAATTACGATTGCATTAGGTGGGATTGCCATTGCGATATGTATTCCAATTACAGCATTCATCACCGCGTGGCTCGTCAAACACCGCCATCGTTTACCATTTCATCTTGATTAA
- a CDS encoding YibE/F family protein, whose product MKQLLYKRSYLIIAISVTIAIMAILFTRYNSTFYHIPIGEVTQIETHQQEKTVDAQHNQDIKYTDTLNIKLLNTEQKGDTLHVEHRYNASKTEEQAYHPGDKVLLHIGKDKTDTYIIEKKRDTVIVTIISLFLICLLVVGQRIGLQSIVSLLINTIAILLAIQLYHTYPQLDLFVLMMIATIIATTLTLWLVIGWSMRTVITIVSTLLGTFICIFIAWLVITLTDSQGIKYETMSFLTIQPRTVFLSSVMVGTLGAVMDVAITISSGMYEVLQRTPQISIQRWIQAGRNIGRDIMGTMTNILLFSYLAGSLPLLLLYLKNGNTLTYSISMNWSLEISRAMTGGIGIVLTIPLTLFLMRLWFKWQGGDSQ is encoded by the coding sequence ATGAAGCAGCTTTTATATAAAAGAAGCTATTTGATTATTGCAATCAGTGTGACTATTGCAATAATGGCTATTCTGTTCACTCGTTATAACAGCACTTTTTACCATATCCCTATTGGTGAAGTGACTCAAATCGAGACGCATCAACAAGAAAAAACAGTAGATGCACAACACAATCAAGATATTAAATACACCGATACGTTAAACATCAAACTATTAAATACTGAACAAAAAGGAGACACCCTTCACGTTGAGCATCGATATAATGCATCTAAAACCGAAGAACAGGCCTACCATCCAGGTGATAAAGTGTTGCTCCATATCGGAAAAGATAAAACAGATACATATATTATTGAGAAGAAACGAGATACCGTCATCGTCACGATCATCAGTCTTTTCTTGATATGTTTGCTCGTAGTCGGACAACGTATTGGCTTACAATCCATTGTATCTTTACTCATTAATACGATCGCAATTCTTTTGGCGATTCAGTTATACCATACGTATCCCCAATTAGATTTGTTTGTATTGATGATGATTGCTACAATCATTGCCACAACTTTAACTTTATGGCTCGTCATTGGTTGGTCAATGCGTACAGTCATCACGATTGTCAGTACACTTTTAGGGACATTCATTTGCATCTTCATCGCATGGCTCGTCATCACATTAACTGATAGCCAAGGCATTAAATATGAAACGATGAGTTTCCTTACGATTCAACCTCGAACCGTTTTTCTTAGCTCTGTGATGGTTGGAACATTAGGTGCTGTCATGGATGTTGCGATTACAATTTCAAGTGGGATGTATGAAGTGTTGCAACGTACACCACAAATTTCAATCCAGCGTTGGATTCAAGCAGGTCGAAATATCGGTCGAGATATTATGGGTACGATGACAAATATCTTATTATTTTCATATCTCGCAGGTAGCTTACCTTTACTCTTGCTCTATTTGAAGAATGGTAATACCTTAACTTATAGTATTTCTATGAACTGGTCGTTAGAAATTTCCCGGGCAATGACTGGGGGAATCGGTATTGTATTGACCATACCGCTTACGCTTTTTCTCATGCGTCTCTGGTTCAAATGGCAAGGAGGTGACTCACAATGA
- the gltC gene encoding glutamate biosynthesis transcriptional regulator GltC, with product MELKQLKYFVEVAKREHISEAALELNVAQSAISRHIHNLENELETSLFYRRGRNVFLTSEGKQLLEHAQQILEQVDTTLSQFQTQVHQKQSVFTIGYVDGSIGQILPQVMQTIENELALSIIPSLLDEATTLQALQAQEIDLALTTDLRMDHSYETISLFEETYVLYGETHAPLMNVPHPPLSHLLKQPLYVLEPIPSDLKSYLVTHAEMPIHTINNVAFARFVLQNQKGFVLAPAYINLYSQSQQWKKISLSHTDFKKTVQLVYRRDLQKPLRNDVVQIIVNHIQQRSIYH from the coding sequence ATGGAGCTTAAACAACTAAAGTATTTTGTAGAAGTGGCAAAGCGTGAACATATTTCAGAAGCAGCACTCGAACTGAATGTCGCACAATCCGCAATTAGCCGGCACATTCACAATCTGGAGAATGAGCTCGAAACTTCATTATTTTATCGCCGTGGACGCAATGTCTTTTTAACATCTGAAGGCAAGCAATTGCTGGAACATGCACAACAAATATTAGAACAAGTCGACACCACCTTATCTCAATTTCAGACACAAGTCCACCAAAAGCAGAGCGTCTTTACAATTGGTTATGTCGACGGTTCGATTGGTCAAATTTTACCTCAAGTGATGCAAACGATTGAAAATGAGTTAGCTTTATCAATCATTCCGAGCCTACTTGATGAAGCAACGACGTTACAAGCATTGCAAGCGCAAGAAATTGATTTAGCACTGACGACAGATTTGAGGATGGATCACAGCTATGAAACCATCTCACTTTTTGAGGAGACGTATGTCCTTTATGGAGAAACGCATGCACCGCTCATGAATGTCCCTCATCCACCGCTGTCACATTTATTGAAGCAACCGTTATACGTGCTTGAACCTATACCGAGCGACTTAAAATCATACCTAGTCACGCATGCCGAGATGCCAATCCATACGATAAACAATGTTGCCTTTGCACGATTTGTTTTGCAAAACCAAAAAGGCTTTGTACTTGCACCTGCTTACATCAACTTATATAGTCAAAGTCAGCAATGGAAAAAAATATCATTGTCGCATACCGATTTCAAGAAAACGGTACAACTTGTGTATCGACGAGATTTACAAAAACCATTGCGCAATGATGTCGTTCAAATCATTGTCAATCATATACAACAACGTTCGATTTATCATTAA
- a CDS encoding glutamate synthase subunit beta → MGEFKGFMKYDKQQLAEMPLTARIHHYEAYQSRFSQAEAQQQGARCMDCGTPFCQVGEMVGRETVGCPLGNYIPEWNDLVYRGDFKTAYARLAETNNFPDFTGYVCPAPCEASCVMKINRDSVAIKGIERTIIDEAFEQGWVKPKIATTQRDEKVAIIGSGPAGLAAAEELNALGYSVVVYEKNEKPGGLLTYGIPNMKLDKAVVFRRIRLLEEAGITFECNVEVGKDISKSELDAAYDAIIVCTGAEKPRDLPLEGRMGQGIHFAMDYLTEQTQLLLKETTTQTISAKGKKVVVIGDGDTGADCVATALRDGCESIVQFNRKARKPEHFEINESWPLAQPVLKKDYAHQEYEAKFGQEPRAYGIQTMRFDVDDLGHVKGIYAQVQQDKADGTIVGDDREIFIPADLVLLAIGFEGVNAPLTHALELKVNRQKIEANATDYRTNQQKYFAAGDARRGQSLVVWAIKEGREVAQSVDKYLSTKVFV, encoded by the coding sequence ATGGGTGAATTTAAAGGTTTTATGAAATATGATAAACAACAACTCGCAGAAATGCCTTTGACAGCACGTATTCATCATTACGAGGCGTATCAATCACGCTTTTCTCAAGCAGAGGCGCAACAACAAGGCGCACGCTGTATGGACTGTGGTACACCATTTTGTCAGGTGGGTGAGATGGTAGGGCGCGAGACAGTCGGTTGTCCACTCGGTAATTATATCCCAGAGTGGAATGACCTTGTTTATCGAGGTGATTTTAAAACGGCTTATGCACGTTTAGCAGAGACGAATAATTTTCCTGACTTTACAGGTTATGTCTGTCCAGCACCATGCGAAGCATCATGTGTAATGAAAATTAATCGTGATTCTGTTGCAATCAAGGGGATTGAAAGAACGATTATTGACGAGGCGTTTGAACAGGGATGGGTAAAACCAAAAATAGCCACAACACAGCGTGATGAAAAAGTGGCCATTATTGGAAGTGGCCCCGCTGGACTAGCGGCAGCAGAAGAACTGAATGCATTAGGATATAGCGTTGTCGTTTATGAGAAAAACGAAAAACCGGGCGGATTGCTCACTTATGGTATTCCCAATATGAAGTTAGATAAAGCAGTCGTTTTTCGCCGTATCCGCTTATTGGAGGAGGCAGGAATTACGTTTGAATGTAATGTTGAAGTTGGGAAAGACATCAGTAAAAGTGAGCTAGATGCGGCTTATGATGCCATTATTGTTTGTACAGGTGCTGAAAAACCAAGAGATTTGCCATTAGAAGGGCGTATGGGACAAGGGATTCACTTTGCTATGGATTATCTTACTGAACAAACGCAGCTGTTATTAAAAGAAACGACAACACAAACGATTTCAGCTAAAGGGAAAAAGGTCGTGGTCATTGGTGATGGTGATACAGGGGCAGACTGTGTGGCGACTGCTTTACGTGACGGGTGTGAATCTATTGTTCAATTCAATCGAAAAGCGCGCAAACCCGAACATTTTGAGATTAATGAGAGTTGGCCACTTGCGCAACCGGTATTAAAAAAGGATTACGCACATCAAGAATATGAAGCGAAATTCGGTCAAGAACCTCGAGCGTATGGAATACAAACGATGCGATTTGATGTCGACGATCTTGGTCACGTCAAAGGGATATATGCACAAGTCCAACAAGATAAAGCGGATGGGACGATTGTAGGGGATGACAGAGAAATATTTATTCCAGCTGATTTAGTATTATTAGCAATTGGTTTTGAAGGGGTCAACGCACCATTAACACACGCGCTTGAACTAAAAGTGAACCGTCAAAAAATTGAAGCGAATGCGACAGATTATCGCACGAACCAACAAAAATATTTTGCCGCTGGAGATGCGCGTCGAGGCCAAAGTCTTGTTGTTTGGGCGATCAAAGAAGGTCGTGAAGTGGCACAATCAGTAGATAAATACTTAAGCACAAAAGTTTTTGTATAA
- the treP gene encoding PTS system trehalose-specific EIIBC component, with protein MAVKKKDVKDIIEAIGGEENIQSATHCVTRLRLVLNDDHRVDKERLSENPLVKGQFKADQQYQIVIGPGTVDEAYKILIEETNTQAVSKDEAKAQAAKKGNPLQRLIKLLGDIFIPILPAIVTAGLLLGINNVLTMKGLGNTPSIIERFPQVADFANIINVIATTAFIFLPALVGWSAMRVFGGNPVLGIVLGLVLMHPQLLSQYDIGKVDHIPTWHIFGLEIKQLNYQGQVLPVLLAAYVLAQIEKGLNKVVHDSIKLLVVGPIALLVTGFLAFLFIGPLALWIGMGITTAVQFLFSHAGWLGGAIYGLFYAPLVITGLHHMFLAVDFQLMGSSLGGTYLWPILALSNIAQGSAAFGAWFVFKKRKKTKEQGLAMTSGISGFLGVTEPAMFGVNLPLKYPFFAAIITTMFTGAMVGGSGVLGQVGVGGVPAMISIQSQFWGIYSIATLISMIVPAVLTILFSKLSREKSKKADDNQSQ; from the coding sequence ATGGCTGTAAAAAAGAAGGATGTTAAAGATATTATTGAAGCAATAGGGGGTGAAGAGAACATTCAGTCTGCAACACACTGTGTGACGCGACTGAGATTGGTGTTAAACGATGATCATCGGGTCGATAAAGAAAGACTGAGTGAAAATCCATTAGTAAAAGGACAATTTAAAGCAGATCAGCAATATCAAATAGTGATTGGTCCTGGAACAGTAGATGAAGCGTATAAAATATTGATAGAAGAAACCAATACGCAAGCAGTCTCAAAAGATGAAGCAAAAGCACAGGCAGCCAAAAAGGGGAATCCACTTCAACGATTGATTAAGCTCCTAGGGGACATTTTTATTCCGATCTTACCGGCAATTGTGACGGCAGGTTTGCTATTAGGGATTAATAATGTATTAACGATGAAAGGTTTGGGGAACACGCCTTCCATTATTGAACGATTTCCACAAGTCGCTGATTTTGCAAACATTATCAATGTCATCGCAACAACAGCGTTTATCTTCTTGCCTGCACTGGTGGGATGGAGTGCAATGCGCGTCTTTGGTGGCAACCCCGTACTAGGGATTGTGCTAGGTTTAGTATTGATGCACCCGCAATTATTATCACAATATGATATCGGTAAAGTGGATCATATTCCAACATGGCACATTTTTGGATTGGAAATTAAGCAATTGAATTATCAAGGTCAAGTGTTACCTGTTTTGCTTGCGGCGTACGTTTTGGCTCAAATTGAAAAAGGACTTAATAAGGTTGTACATGATTCAATTAAATTGCTTGTAGTAGGGCCTATTGCGTTATTAGTAACTGGATTTTTGGCGTTCCTTTTCATCGGTCCTCTAGCATTATGGATAGGTATGGGTATTACAACAGCAGTTCAGTTTTTGTTTAGTCACGCAGGTTGGTTAGGGGGTGCCATTTACGGTTTATTCTATGCGCCGTTGGTCATTACAGGGCTACATCATATGTTTTTAGCAGTAGATTTTCAATTGATGGGAAGTTCTTTAGGTGGTACATATTTATGGCCGATTTTAGCGCTTTCTAATATTGCACAAGGTTCTGCAGCGTTTGGGGCTTGGTTTGTCTTTAAGAAACGCAAAAAGACTAAAGAACAAGGTTTAGCAATGACATCGGGGATATCAGGATTTTTAGGTGTCACTGAGCCTGCGATGTTTGGGGTGAACTTGCCGTTGAAATACCCATTTTTTGCGGCGATTATTACAACGATGTTCACAGGTGCAATGGTTGGCGGTTCGGGTGTATTAGGACAAGTCGGTGTTGGGGGTGTGCCCGCGATGATTTCCATCCAATCTCAATTCTGGGGCATTTACAGTATTGCTACGCTGATTTCTATGATTGTCCCTGCAGTGTTAACGATTTTGTTTTCAAAACTGAGCCGTGAAAAATCGAAAAAAGCTGACGACAATCAGTCACAATAA
- the treC gene encoding alpha,alpha-phosphotrehalase, translated as MVKQDWKKSVVYQIYPKSFNDTTGNGEGDLRGIIEKLDYLKFLGVDYLWLTPIYDSPMNDNGYDIRDYYEVNAQFGSKADLSELIDVAHAKGLKIMLDIVINHTSTEHQWFQQAKQSAENPYRDYYFFRCSKKGPPTNWLSKFGGNAWQYDEATDAYYLHLFDVTQADLNWDNPKVRHALYEMINYWIDFGVDGFRFDVINLISKGAFQNSTQIGKEFYTDGPRVHEYIHEMNRHTFGDKEMMTVGEMSSTSIEHCIQYTHPERQELSSVFNFHHLKVDYRDGEKWTNQKFDLLQLKQILMDWQTGISEGGGWNALFWCNHDQPRVVSRFGTDEDETLRQQSAKTLAMVLHLLQGTPYIYQGEEIGMTNPHFHSIHQYRDVESLNAYRNLRAANVSEEEILTIFGQKSRDNSRTPMQWNAQPHGGFTTGTPWIDVAENYPTINVEAALADTSSIFYMYKTLIHLRHQHDIITYGEVIPRYLDHPELFVYERRYQGETWLVIANMTAEKVRLPEDLDASGSVILQNGTIEARELDAYAAIVIAR; from the coding sequence ATGGTAAAGCAAGATTGGAAGAAATCAGTCGTTTATCAGATTTATCCGAAGTCCTTTAATGATACAACAGGCAATGGTGAGGGGGATTTAAGAGGTATTATCGAGAAGCTGGACTATTTAAAGTTTTTAGGTGTGGACTATTTATGGCTCACTCCGATTTATGATTCCCCTATGAATGACAATGGATATGATATTCGTGATTATTATGAGGTGAATGCGCAGTTTGGGAGTAAAGCGGACTTAAGTGAATTGATTGACGTCGCGCATGCCAAAGGGCTAAAAATCATGCTAGATATTGTCATTAACCATACGTCTACAGAACATCAATGGTTTCAACAAGCAAAACAGTCCGCAGAAAATCCATATAGAGATTATTACTTCTTCCGATGTTCAAAAAAGGGGCCACCGACCAATTGGCTTTCTAAATTCGGGGGTAATGCTTGGCAGTACGATGAAGCGACAGATGCCTACTATTTACATTTGTTTGACGTCACACAAGCGGATTTGAATTGGGATAATCCAAAGGTGAGACATGCGCTATATGAAATGATTAATTATTGGATTGATTTCGGTGTCGATGGCTTTCGATTTGATGTCATTAATTTGATTTCTAAAGGGGCGTTTCAAAATTCAACACAGATTGGGAAAGAGTTCTATACCGATGGCCCACGTGTTCATGAATATATTCACGAAATGAATCGACATACGTTTGGGGATAAAGAGATGATGACAGTAGGAGAAATGTCTTCTACATCGATTGAACATTGTATTCAATATACACATCCAGAGCGTCAAGAATTGAGCAGTGTATTCAATTTTCATCATTTAAAAGTGGATTACCGTGATGGCGAAAAATGGACCAATCAAAAATTTGACCTTTTGCAACTCAAACAAATATTGATGGATTGGCAAACAGGCATTTCTGAAGGGGGCGGCTGGAATGCGCTCTTTTGGTGCAATCATGACCAACCGCGCGTCGTATCTAGATTTGGTACCGATGAAGATGAGACGTTGCGCCAACAAAGTGCTAAAACTTTAGCGATGGTGTTGCATTTATTGCAAGGGACGCCGTATATATATCAAGGTGAAGAAATCGGCATGACGAATCCACATTTTCATTCGATTCATCAATACCGAGATGTAGAATCGTTGAATGCTTATCGAAACTTGCGTGCGGCAAACGTTTCGGAAGAAGAAATATTAACGATATTCGGTCAAAAATCACGTGACAATTCGAGAACGCCGATGCAATGGAATGCGCAGCCTCATGGAGGATTTACTACAGGCACACCTTGGATAGATGTGGCTGAGAATTATCCAACGATTAATGTTGAAGCGGCTTTAGCAGATACGTCGTCTATCTTTTATATGTACAAGACACTCATTCATCTGAGACATCAGCATGACATTATCACATATGGTGAAGTGATACCGCGTTACCTTGATCACCCGGAACTATTTGTATATGAACGCCGTTATCAAGGTGAGACATGGTTGGTGATTGCCAACATGACAGCTGAAAAAGTGCGTTTGCCAGAAGATTTAGATGCCTCTGGTTCTGTAATACTACAAAATGGTACAATAGAAGCACGAGAACTCGATGCATATGCAGCCATCGTAATAGCAAGATAA
- the treR gene encoding trehalose operon repressor gives MNNLNKFQHIYERLRLAILNEEYGYGEQLPSEHQLVEMYQVSRETVRKSLNMLVSEGMIQKIRGKGSVVIYQGVTEFPFTDLKSFKEIQSQLGRHYETVVTCFEQIEAHEVPHVKKVLELTASRRLWHIVRYRQIEHVTKIVDEDYVLVDLFPDLTEAIVQNSLYEYIEQQKGFEISFSSKSITFEPFGAQEREAFGDVTPQYSATVRGIVHLKDTTKFQYNISKHIATEFKFIDFSRRHSH, from the coding sequence ATGAACAACTTGAATAAATTTCAGCATATTTATGAGCGTCTGCGTCTGGCAATTTTAAATGAAGAATATGGATATGGTGAACAATTACCTTCTGAGCATCAATTGGTAGAAATGTATCAAGTGTCACGTGAAACAGTGCGAAAAAGTTTGAACATGCTTGTGTCTGAAGGCATGATACAAAAAATTCGTGGAAAGGGTTCAGTCGTAATATATCAAGGTGTTACAGAGTTTCCATTTACGGATTTGAAAAGCTTTAAAGAAATTCAATCTCAGCTCGGACGCCACTATGAAACAGTGGTCACATGTTTTGAGCAGATAGAAGCGCATGAGGTGCCTCATGTTAAAAAAGTGTTAGAGCTCACTGCATCAAGACGCTTATGGCATATTGTTCGTTATCGACAAATTGAGCATGTGACAAAAATTGTTGACGAAGATTATGTGTTAGTGGACTTATTCCCAGACTTAACTGAGGCGATTGTTCAAAACTCATTGTATGAATATATAGAGCAACAAAAGGGTTTTGAAATCAGTTTCTCAAGTAAATCTATTACATTTGAGCCTTTTGGGGCGCAAGAGCGTGAAGCTTTTGGTGATGTGACACCTCAATACTCGGCAACAGTCAGAGGTATCGTCCATTTGAAAGATACGACAAAGTTTCAGTATAATATTTCTAAACATATTGCCACGGAGTTTAAATTTATCGATTTTTCACGACGACATTCGCATTGA
- a CDS encoding GNAT family N-acetyltransferase, whose translation MSIFLSTPTENDYDATYEMIANVFAEQPESNHQEHCLVKRLRLSPNYHYELEVVAKTEDGRIIGHAMCSEVRIQNETTTYVALALNSLVVSTSFRHKGIGKALVHALEERALSEEYTTIVAHGHGDFYEQLDYEQASHHHIVTPLDIPPENFYVKFLWDSLEDPPNGKVIYPEVFFE comes from the coding sequence ATGTCAATATTTTTAAGCACACCAACAGAAAATGATTATGACGCGACTTATGAAATGATTGCCAATGTTTTTGCCGAGCAACCCGAATCCAATCATCAAGAACACTGCTTAGTAAAGCGTTTGCGTTTATCACCGAATTATCATTACGAATTAGAAGTCGTGGCAAAGACGGAAGACGGCAGAATCATTGGTCATGCGATGTGTTCAGAAGTGCGTATCCAAAATGAAACGACAACATATGTCGCGTTAGCTTTAAATAGTTTAGTTGTTTCAACGTCATTTCGTCATAAAGGAATTGGGAAAGCGCTCGTACATGCATTAGAGGAACGTGCTTTGTCTGAAGAATATACAACTATCGTTGCTCACGGTCATGGAGATTTTTATGAACAATTAGACTATGAGCAAGCAAGCCATCACCATATTGTTACCCCGTTGGATATACCGCCCGAAAACTTCTATGTCAAATTTTTATGGGATAGTCTCGAAGACCCGCCAAATGGGAAGGTAATCTATCCTGAAGTCTTTTTTGAATAA
- a CDS encoding YbaB/EbfC family nucleoid-associated protein: MRGGGNMQQMMKQMQKMQKKMAEEQEKLKEERVEGTAGGGMVTVVVSGHKEVVDVVIKEEVVDPEDVEMLQDLVLAATNEAMNKADELTAERLGKHTKGLNIPGMM; this comes from the coding sequence ATGCGCGGTGGCGGAAATATGCAACAAATGATGAAACAAATGCAAAAAATGCAAAAGAAAATGGCAGAAGAACAAGAAAAATTAAAAGAGGAACGTGTTGAAGGGACAGCCGGCGGTGGCATGGTGACAGTCGTTGTTTCTGGCCATAAAGAAGTCGTAGATGTTGTCATCAAAGAAGAAGTCGTAGATCCAGAAGATGTAGAAATGTTACAAGATCTTGTACTCGCTGCAACAAACGAAGCGATGAATAAAGCGGACGAGTTAACAGCAGAACGTTTAGGAAAGCACACTAAAGGTCTTAACATTCCAGGAATGATGTAA
- the recR gene encoding recombination mediator RecR, translating to MHYPQPISKLIDSFMKLPGIGPKTAQRLAFHVLDMKEDDVVQFAKALVDVKRELTYCRTCGHITEQDPCYICEDKQRDRTTICVVEDDKDVIAMEKMREYKGLYHVLHGTISPMDGVGPEDINIPSLIDRLKDEEIEELILAMNPNLEGESTAMYISRLVKPLGIRVTRLAQGLSVGGDLEYADEVTLSRAISGRTEM from the coding sequence ATGCATTATCCTCAACCGATATCGAAACTGATTGATAGTTTCATGAAATTGCCAGGCATTGGTCCCAAGACGGCTCAACGTCTGGCATTTCATGTATTAGATATGAAAGAAGACGATGTTGTACAATTTGCTAAAGCATTGGTTGATGTGAAGCGAGAACTCACATACTGCCGCACGTGTGGTCATATCACAGAGCAAGATCCTTGCTACATTTGTGAAGACAAGCAACGCGATCGTACAACCATTTGTGTTGTTGAAGATGATAAAGATGTCATTGCAATGGAAAAGATGAGAGAGTACAAAGGACTTTATCACGTACTGCATGGGACGATTTCACCAATGGATGGTGTTGGTCCGGAAGATATTAATATTCCAAGTTTGATAGATCGCTTGAAAGATGAGGAGATTGAAGAGCTTATTCTTGCAATGAATCCTAATCTTGAAGGCGAATCAACTGCGATGTACATTTCGCGTCTTGTTAAACCATTGGGCATTCGTGTAACGAGATTAGCACAAGGTTTATCAGTGGGCGGAGACTTAGAATATGCTGATGAAGTCACGCTCTCTAGAGCCATTTCAGGACGTACTGAAATGTAG